A portion of the Tachyglossus aculeatus isolate mTacAcu1 chromosome 12 unlocalized genomic scaffold, mTacAcu1.pri SUPER_6_unloc_2, whole genome shotgun sequence genome contains these proteins:
- the LOC119921295 gene encoding olfactory receptor 2G2-like codes for MVSPALNPLIYILRYQDTKTALRRVLGPQLEKILLMVVLIFDLLTLVGKIAIILVTRLDLHLHTPMYFFLSQLSLMYLCFTTGIVPQLLWNLRAPSKTIIVGRCAVQLYDLLALGSTECVLLVVRALNHHASICRPLHYATVMHPRLFRALVGLAWMGGVGDTAIQATVIFHLPRCGHRRLSHFLCEMSTMLKLACVDVRDNEIQLFVGALVLILLPLSLITVFCGAKARDVLRI; via the exons ATGGTGtctcccgccctgaaccccctcatctatatcCTGAGGTACCAGGACACGAAGACAGCTCTGAGGAGggtgctggga CCCCAGTTAGAGAAGATCCTCTTAATGGTTGTCTTGATCTTCGACCTCCTAACCCTGGTGGGCAAGATCGCCATTATTCTGGTGACCCGACTGGATCTCCATCTCCatacgcccatgtacttcttcctgtctcaaCTCTCCCTCATGTACCTCTGCTTCACCACCGGCATCGTCCCCCAACTTCTGTGGAACCTTCGGGCGCCCTCCAAGACCATCATCGTGGGCCGTTGTGCGGTCCAGCTCTACGACCTCCTGGCCTTGGGTTCAACGGAGTGCGTCCTTCTAGTCGTTAGGGCCTTGAACCATCACGCCTCCATCTGCCGACCCCTTCACTACGCCACCGTCATGCACCCGCGACTCTTCCGGGCCCTGGTAGGCTTGGCctggatgggtggggtgggggacaccgCGATTCAGGCCACCGTCATCTTCCACCTGCCCCGCTGTGGACACCGGcgactttcccacttcctctgtgagATGTCCACCATGCTCAAGCTGGCATGTGTGGACGTTCGGGACAATGAGATCCAGCTCTTCGTCGGCGCTTTGGTCCTGATTCTCCTGCCCTTGAGCCTGATCACGGTCTTCTGTGGGGCCAAAGCCCGGGACGTGCTGAGGATCTAG